The Pirellulales bacterium genomic sequence AAGCAGAGCCTTGATGCACTCGTGAACGCCGATACCGCGTTAGCACGACAGGTTCGAGGTGAAGACGACGAGGTCGATCATGCTCGCCAGCGCATTCGGGACCAAATCATGGAAGCAATTCGAAAGCATCCCGGACGCGTGGAGTATTTGCTTAAACTCAACTCCGTTTCTAAGCATTTGGAACGACTTGCCGACATGGCCACGAATGTGGCAGAAGATGTCATTTACATGGTGGAAGGCGAAATCGTGCGCCACCAGCATTTGGAAGAGTAGTTACGCTGAATTGCATTGCTGCAGCATTATTCATTGATCACTGGTGTCGCACTTCGTTAATCATTTCATGCACGGTATTTTCGACAGCCGTTGTTGGCGACTCGCCCATCAAATGTTGCTTTTCTGCGGCCACGATATCAGCCGAAAGCGTCGGATGGCTAGCCCAGTCCGCTGCGGTGAATTTGCGAATATCAATATAGGTTTCGCTTAAGCTGGCACTGCGCTTAGGACACAGCTGTAGCCCGGAACTCGTCTCAAGAACGTGGAAATTGAACGCGCCAAATATTACAATGGCGCCGATGATGAATCCAAAGAATAGAAAAAACAAGCGGCCCATGCTGTGCCTCACTCCCTTGAATTTAGCGATTGACTTGGTCGGCAAATTCGGTGCAGAATCGTACTGACACGGGTCAAATACCGCAAGAGCGAATCTGCTTATGACGCTCTAAACTCGTTTCTTAAATCCTTGCCATTACATCGCCTCACACTGCCGCGCCAGTTTTTGCGTAATTGCCGCAAATTCGGTCGTCGTCCTAAAGTTGCAGATTCTACCGGCGCCGCCCTGACAGGCAACAGCCTTTTGCTTCGCACGCTCATTCTGCGAAGAATCCTGGCGCATAGAGTGCTAGCCCCCAATGAAGAATATGTCGGCGTATTACTGCCGCCGTCTGCTGGCAGTGTGGTTGTGAACGCTGCACTACCTCTGCTACGCCGT encodes the following:
- a CDS encoding PhoU domain-containing protein, yielding KQSLDALVNADTALARQVRGEDDEVDHARQRIRDQIMEAIRKHPGRVEYLLKLNSVSKHLERLADMATNVAEDVIYMVEGEIVRHQHLEE